The genomic window CATGGTCTCGGAAAGCTGGGAGACCTTGAGGCAGGTATCGGCGGAATCGCCGCCACCGTTGTAGAAGAAGTAGCCAATATCGTGGGCTTTGAAGACTTCGATCAGGCGCTCGTACTCTGCGCGGTTTTCCTCCAGGCTCTTCAGCTTGTAGCGGCAGGAGCCGAAGGCGCCGGAGGGGGTGTGACGCAGGGCGGCGATGGTTTCGACGCTCTCCTCGTTCACGTCGATCAGCTCCTCATGCAGGGCGCCCAGAATGCCATTGCGTCCGGCATATACGTGACCGATTTTGTCGCTGTGTTCACGCGCAGCTTCGATAACGCCGCAAGCGGAGGCATTGATAACGGCGGTGACGCCGCCGGATTGGGCGTAGAAGGCATTCTTTTTCGACATGGTCATCCTGTATACAAGAGCGGGTCGGAGCGGCGCTAAGCCCCGTAAACCGTTGCGCCCCAACCGTTGGCGCGAGTCTCAAGATTCGCTGACAGTTGGGGCGCTGGCGGAGGTTGCGGACCGATGGCGGCAAATTCTACTACCACCCGGGGGCTGAGGCCGGCAATTTCGGGGGCGGAGTCTAATGGAATCGGGGCGTAAATGCACAAATTCCGGGCGCCGTGACTCCTCTGTGTTCCTCCGTCGGGTCTGGGGTGTCACCCCGTGATAAGCTTGCGCTCATTGATAGGAGCGTTTGATAGGAGCATTCGACAGCCCTATGCATATTCATATTCTAGGTATCTGCGGCACCTTTATGGGCAGCCTGGCGCAGCTGGCGGTCGCAGAGGGGCACAAGGTCACCGGTAGTGACGCCAATGTTTACCCGCCCATGAGCACCCAGCTTGAGCAGGCGGGTATTGAGCTGACTGAAGGCTATGATCCGGCACAGCTGGACCCGGCCCCGGACCTGGTGATTATCGGCAATGCCCTGTCCCGGGGTAACCCGGCCGTCGAGGCAGTGCTGGATCGCGGCCTGCCCTACACCTCTGGCGCCCAGTGGTTGTGTGACCATTTCCTCGGCGGCCGCTGGGTGCTGGCGGTCTCCGGTACCCACGGCAAGACCACCACCGCCAGCATGCTGGCCTGGATTCTCGAACACGCGGGGATGAAACCCGGTTTCCTGATTGGTGGTGTGCCACGCAACTTCGATGTCTCCGCCCGTCTGGGAGAGACGCCCTTCTTCGTGGTGGAGGCGGACGAGTACGACACCGCTTTCTTCGACAAGCGCTCCAAGTTCGTCCACTACCGCCCGCGAACCCTGATTATCAACAATCTGGAGTTCGATCATGCGGACATTTTCCCCGATCTTGCGGCGATCCAGCGGCAGTTTCACCATTTGGTGAGGACAGTGCCCGGAAACGGCCTGATCGTCTCGGCTGCCGAGGACAATGTGGAGCAGGTCCTCGAGCAGGGCTGCTGGACCGAGGTGCAACGCTTCTCCACCGAGGCTGAAGACGATGTGCGCCTGGGGGATTGGTGCGCGGTCGATGTGGCGGCGGATGGCGGTTCTTTCGCAGTGCAGTTCCGCGGCGCCGAGATCGCCCGCGTGCAGTGGCAGCACACGGGGCTGCACAATGTGCGCAACGGCCTGGCGGCGATGGCCGCGGCTCGTCACGTAGGGGTGGAGCCGGCGGTGGCGGCCGAGGCGCTGGCCAGCTTCGAGGGCGTGAAGCGGCGCATGGAGTGCCTGGGTGAAGTGGGTGGCGTACGCGTTTACGACGACTTTGCCCACCATCCGACGGCCATCGAATCCACCCTGAATGGCCTGCGGGCCCGGGTAGGGCAGGACAAGATCATCGCCCTGATTGAACCGCGCTCGAACACCATGCGTATGGGTATCCATCAAAACCATCTGGCGCGGGCCTGTGCTGGCGCCGACCTGGTGCTTTGGTATCAGCCCGAGGGCATGGGCTGGTCCCTCGGTGATGTGGTTCACCACTCCACTGTGCCGGCAAAGATTTTCGACAACATCGAGGCTGGGGTAGAATCCGCGGTCAATCTGGCCGAGCCGGGCACGCACATCGTTGTAATGAGCAACGGCGGCTTCGGTGGCATTCACCAGCGCCTGCTGGCGGTGCTGGAGCAAAAGAGCGAACAGGCCGGGTCCTGAAGCCGCCGGCCCTCGTTTTTTTGCGGGCATCCGGCTCCAGACCCAGGCTTTCCAACATGGGGGCGCAGCAAGCTCCCGAGTAGAGACAGATTTGGCCGAAGCTGAATTTTCCAAGACCGTGACTCTCGCCATGACCGGCGCGTCCGGAGCACAGTATGGTCTGCGTTTACTGCAGTGCCTGCTGGCTGCCGATGTGCGGGTGTGGCTGCTGCTATCGGATGCAGCACAGGTGGTGATCAATACGGAAACCGACTGCCAGCTGCCCGGGAGTGGCGATGACCAGGCCGTAGAGGCTTTCCTGGCCGACCGTTTCGGGGCCAGGCCGGGGCAGCTGAAACTGTTCGGCAAGCGGGACTGGTTCTCGCCGGTGGCCTCGGGCACCGGCAGTCCGGCCAGTATGGTTATCTGCCCGGCCAGCGGCGGTACCCTGTCCGCTATTGCCTGCGGCGCCTCCAACAACCTGATTGAGCGGGCTGCGGATGTGGCCCTGAAAGAGCGCCGCCAGCTGATCCTGGTCCCCCGGGAGGCGCCTTATTCGGAAATCCATCTGGAGAACATGCTCAAGCTGACTCGAATGGGAGCGATGGTGCTCCCGGCGAGCCCCGGCTTTTATCAGCGACCCCGTACCCTCGAGGACCTGGTGGATTTCGTGGTGGCACGCTTGCTGGATCAGCTGGGCGTCGAGCAGGGCCTGCTGCCGCGCTGGGGAGAGGCCGGTTCAGTTGGTGAGGCCGCGCAGCAGTGAAGCCCTCGGTAACCATTCGCTACTGCAGCCAGTGCAACTGGATGCTGCGGGCGACCTGGATGGCCCAGGAGCTCCTGCACACGTTCGCCGAGGATCTGCAGGGGGTCACCCTGGAGCCGGTGACCGGCGGGGCATTCGAAATTTTCGCCGACGGAGAGCTGCTCTGGGAGCGAAAACGGGATGGTGGATTTCCGTCCGCCAAGGAACTAAAACGCCGCCTGCGGGATCTGTTGTTTCCGGACCGCGAGCTGGGGCATCTGGACCGGCCCTGACCCTGTAACTGAATTGAGACCACTGCGGCCCGAGCGCCGCTTCTTAGCCACCCGCCGGACGAGCGGGCCGGTAACAAGAATTCCTAGAGTTAGCGAACCACTATGCTGTCTGCTTTCAAGACCACCTACGAGAACCTGATCACCCGTCACCCGAAGGGCGTGCTGGTGTTCGTCGCGCTGCTGACCATCGCCGCTGCGTTTGGCCTGCCCCGGTTCAAGATCGATGCCTCCGCCGATTCCCTGACGCTGGAGGCGGACGAGGCGCTGGATTATTACCGCGAGATCGCCGAACGCTATGCCAGCGGCGATTTCCTGGTGGTGACTTATCGCTCCAGGCAGGGCGACCTGTTCGATGACGCCTCGCTGAACACCCTGCGCCAGTTGCGTAATGAACTGGCTCAGGTAGAGGGTGTGGAGAGCGTACAGACGATTCTCGACGTGCCGCTGCTGTACAGCCCGAAGCCGCAGATTGCCGAGCTGGCGGATGGCATCCGGACCCTGTCGACTCCCGGTACTGACAAGACGCAGGCCCGTCAGGAATTTCTCTCCAGCCCTATCTACCGCGATCTGATCCTGAGTCCGGACGGCCAGACCACCGCTCTGCTGGTGAACCTGGAACTGGACCGTCGCGGCCTGGAGCTGGTACGCGAGCGGGACAGTCTGCGTCGTCAGCGCGACAGCGAGGGATTGAGTGAGGCGGAAGCTGCGCGCCTGGAGGAAGTGAGCGCGCTGTATCTGCAGCATCGCACCGAGCAGGACATCGTTTCCCGCGAGCGGGTGGAAGTGGTGCGCGGGATTATTGCCAGTTATGAGGGCAAGGCGGAGCTGTTCCTCGGCGGTGTCTCCATGATTACTGCCGACATGATCGCCTTCATCAAGAGTGACCTGGTGGTGTTCGGGGCGGGTATCCTGCTGTTCATCATTGCCACTCTGCTGATTATTTTCCGTCAGGTGCGCTGGGTACTGCTGCCACTGAGCACCTGTATCGTGACCGCTGTGATCATGCTTGGGTTCTTGAGCTGGCTCGACTGGCGCCTGACGGTCATCTCCGCCAATTTCGTCGCGCTGCTGCTGATTATTACCCTGGCCATCACGATTCACCTGTCGGTGCGATACCGGGAGCTGGCGGCCCAGAGCCCGGACTGGGATCGCCGTCGCCTGGCACTGGAGGCGGTGCGCTTTATGGCCAAGCCGTGCCTGTATACCGCACTCACCACCATCGTGGCGTTTGCGTCGCTGGTGGTCAGCGGCATTCGACCGGTGATCGACTTCGGCTGGATGATGACCATGGGCGTGGCCCTGGCGCTGGTGCTGTCGTTCCTGATCATTCCGGCCGTACTGATGCTGCTGCCCAAGCGTACCGAGGGCATCAGCCAGGACAATTCCCACGCGTTTACACTGCTGTTCTCCCGCTTTGCCGAGCGCCGTCGTGCCCTGGTACTGGCAGTGGCCGCTATTGCTGCGGTCGTGGGAGGTGTGGGCGCGACCCAGCTCAAGGTGGAAAACCGCTTTATCGATTACTTCGACAGCTCCACCGAGATCTACCAGGGCATGCTGGTGATCGACCGTCGACTGGGCGGTACCGTGACTCTGGATATCATCCTGGATAAACCCGAAGTGGAAGAGCCCGCATTCGAGGGCGAAGAAGATCCCTTCGGTATGGACGCCGAGGAAGGCAGCACAGAGGAAGATCCGTTCGCAGCGGAAGACCCCTTTGCCGCGGACGATCCCTTTGCCACAGAGTCGGAGACGGTCGAACCCAGCTACTGGTTTACCGTGGGCGGCCTGGCCAAGATCGAACAGCTGCACGATTTCCTCGAGCGCCAGCCGGAGATCGGCAAAGTGCAGTCGCTGGCAACTCTGTACAAAGTGGCCCGTGACCTGAACGGCGGCCCGCTGAACGACTTCGAGCTGGCGGTGGCCCGCTCTGGTCTGCCGGCGGAGATCAACGAAGTGCTGGTAGAACCGTACCTTTCCATCGAACACAACCAGGCCCGCATAACCCTGCGAGCGATGGAGACCGACCCTAACCTGCGCCGGGATGAGCTGATCCAGCGCATTTACGATTACGCCCATGATGAGATGGGCATCGCGCCGGAGAACATTCGCCAGACTGGGCTGCTGGTCCTCTACAACAACATGCTGCAGAGCCTGTTCAAGTCACAGATCCTGACGCTGGGGGCGGTGTTTGTCGGTATCCTGCTGATGTTCCTGGTGCTGTTCCGCTCCCTGTCCATCGCGATCATCGCCCTGATCCCGAATATGCTGGCCGCGGCAGTGGTGCTGGGTGGCATGGGGCTGGCCGGTATTCCACTGGATATGATGACGATCACTATTGCCGCCATCACCGTGGGTATTGGTGTGGACCATGCGATCCACTATCTCTATCGGTTCCGCAGTGAATTTGCGAAGGATGGCGACTATCTGGCGACCATGCACCGCAGTCACGCCACCATTGGCCGGGCCATGTTCTATACCGCGATCACGATTATTGCCGGCTTCTCGATCCTGGCGCTGTCCAAGTTCGTGCCGTCGATCTACTTCGGACTGTTGACGGCGCTGGCCATGTCGGCGGCACTGCTGGGCTCCCTGACCCTGCTGCCGCTGTTGTTGCTGATCTTCAAGCCACTGCGGGCACCGGAGGCGCCGGGAAAGCCTGAGCTCGCGGGGGAGGGCCTCGCCGGGGCCTGATTGGTGCCTGGCAACTGGCCGGAGAAGTCATCTTTGGCCAGTGAGGTGACCGGCGTATACCTGCTGCAGGTTACGCCGGTTCGCTCACGGACTGCCTCAGGCTGTCGAGCTGGGTCTGGTGCTGGCGAAAGCGGGCCAGGTTGCCGGTACAGAAACGCCGTACTTCCTGATGTTCCCGTGCGACAGCGGCGTCCGCCGGGCGCAGGTTTCTCGGGAAGCGCCCCATGCCAGCCAGTAGTGAGTACCAGCTGGCCCTTGAATACACCAGTTCCGCGCCTGCCTGTTCCAGTAGTCTGTCTACATCCCCGTTGTTATCCCAGCAGTCCAGCAGAGCCTGTAACCGGTCGGAGATGACAATCTCCTCCCGGGCCGCGCGCCAGTAGGCCGTATCCTCACGGCTGTTGAGCTTGTAGTGGCCGGCCACATAGTCCAGCACGCCATCGAACAGCTGATTGATACGCTCGTTAAAGACAGTCTTTTTGTGCGGGCCTGGGGCTTCGGTGTCCTGGAACCGGAAGGCCTCCAGAAAGTGTTCAATGGTGAACTGGACCAGCATCAGTGCGGTTGCCTCCAGGGGTTCGATAAACCCCTGGGATAGCCCGACCCCGAGGCAGTTGCCCTGCCAGTGTTCCTCTGCCCGCCCGACTCTCATCTTCAGGTGGTTCACTCGGGCTGACTCCGGAAGGCCCAGTGTCTTGCGGAGTTCGGTCTCTGCCGCATCCGGGGAGACATAGTGATTGCTGTACACGTAGCCGCAACCGGTACGGTTCTGCAGCGGGATACGCCACATCCAGCCGCTGGAAAGGCCCTCCGAAATGGTTTCCGATAACAGCGGTTGTGAGAAATCCCGCTCTATCTGTACCGTGACCGCCGCGTTGTTGAACAAGGTACGGCTGAAATCCCGGAACCGGTAGTCGGGGGCACCGCCAAGAAGCAGGGCCCGGAAGCCCGAGCAATCAATGAAGAAGTCTGCTGCAATGCGTCCGCTTTTTTCGGTGACGATTGCTTCAATATTCTCCCCGTTTCTTTCGACCGTCGAGACGGTATCGATGAGATGTTCCACTCCGGCAGCTTTGGCTTTTTCCCGCAGAAAGCGCCCCAGCAGCCCTGCATCGAAGTGGTAGCCGTAATCCAGCTCAAAAGGCAGGGGTTTTTCCGGGTGTGGCGCGCAGGCGTTTGATGACAAAAAGGGCGCGTGGAAAAAGTCGGTCGGATTTGCCGGGGTGTCGATTCCGCTGCGCCGCCGCCTGACATTCTCGAAAAAAACCTGGCCGATCTCTCGATCCAGCGGCGAGAAGAACGGATGGTAGTAGGATTCGTAGCCGGGCACCGTAGACCAGCGGGGAAAACGGATGCCGCATTTGTAGGTGGCATTGCAGGCCGGCATCCATTCAGACTCGTCAATTCCGAGCGACTTGAAGAAGCCTTTCAGGTAGGGCGTGCTGCCCTCGCCAACACCAATAGTGCCAATAGCGTCGGATTCCAGCAGCATGATGGATACGTCACGATCCCGCCACCGGTGCGCCATCAAGTTCGCGGCCATCCAGCCGGCAGTGCCGCCGCCGACAATCATCACGGAATAAGGCTTTTTCAACTTGGATCCCCCGGGGACGATGGTTCCCACTACTGGTCAAGAGTGGCAAACTAAACCATTAATTTCGGGCGTTTTGATGGTATTGCCCGACGACAAGAATAAATTACACCACCAGTTTGTCACTGGTACAACGCCACCTCGGGGGCAGTCTTGAACACAATAAAAAATATAGTCATCGTCGGTGGTGGTACGGCGGGGTGGCTGGTTGCAGCGTCTCTGGCCAGGCAGCTCAATATCATCAATGATTCCGAGACCAATATCACCCTGGTGGAGTCACCCGATGCACCGACTATCGGCGTCGGGGAGGGCACCTGGCCCACCATGCGCAGCACATTGAAGCGCATTGGTATCGACGAAACCGACTTTATCCGTGAGTGCGATGTTTCCTTCAAGCAGGGAACACAGTTTGTTAATTGGCACAGGCTCCACAAGGATGGGAGCGATGCTACTTATTTCCACTCCTTCGAGTTGCCACACACGCAGTGGCGCACTTCTCCCGGGCCATACTGGCACTATCTGAAATCGGAGCTTAATCGATCCTATGCCGATGCGATTTCGGTGCAGCCCGAAGCGTGCCGGGGGTACTTCGCTCCCAAGACCATGGCCACCCCCGCCTATGAAGGACTGCTGAATTACGCCTATCACCTGGATGCGGGCAAGTTTGCGAAGATGCTGGCGAAGGTCGCGACCGAGAAGCTGGGTGTCCGGCATATCTCCGCCTATATTGAAAGGGCCAGGTTGGACGAGGATGGATATATCACCTCGCTTGCCACCCGTGAGAAGGGGGATATCAAAGGTGACTTTTTTGTCGACTGTAGCGGGTTCGCAGGGCTGCTGATTGATCGCACCTATGAGATTCCCTTTCGATCGGTGAAGGACAAGCTGTTCGTGAACAGCGCTATCGCCATCCAGATGCCCTACGAACGCCCGGATGCCCCCATCTCCAGCCCCACGCTCTCGACCGCACAGACCGCCGGGTGGATCTGGGACATCGGCCTGCAGGCGCGTCGGGGCACAGGCCATGTCTACAGTGACGATTTCATCTCTGATGATGAAGCGGAGGCACAGCTGCGGCGATACCCTCGGTCCCGGCTCTGAAAAGCTCGATGCCAAGCACATCAAGATGCGGCTTGGATATCGCGAGAAGGTATTTCACAAGAACTGCGTTGCTGTGGGGCTGGCAGCAGCGTTTCTCGAGCCGCTGGAGGCGAGTGCGATTTTCCTGGTCGAGGCGGCCTGCAATATGCTCGGCGAGCTGTTCCAACGTAACAGTGAGATGCTGGAGCGGCTGGAAAAGAAATACAACGCGTCGTTCATCGGTCGCTGGAACAGCGTGGTCGACTTTATCAAGCTGCACTACTACCTGAGCGGACGCACGGATTCGGATTTCTGGATCGAGAATACCCGTCCCGAGACGGCGCCGGAGTCACTGAGAGAGTATCTGGACTTCTGGCAATACTACCCGCCGAGCCGATTTGATCTGTCCAGTAGTCTCGAGCCATTCGTGCGCGAGAGCTATGAATTTATCCTCTACGGCATGGGCTACGGAAATTATCAATATGACAATCCCGCACGCCTGCCACATCTTGAATATGCGAGGGAAAACTTTGCCCGTATTGACCGGATGCGCCGTGAAGTGCCGACACAGCTGGTGACCAACCGGCGCCTGCTGGATCAGCTGAAGGATTTCCGCTTCCAGAGTATCTGAGGGGAAATTCCAGCCATAAAAAAACCGGCCCGAAGCCGGTTTTTTTATGGCTGGCATCCGGCTCCCCTGAGGGGCCGGAGCACGCTTCTTAGAACTTCACGGAAGCGTTCATGAACCAGCGGGTACCACCATCGTTGATCAGCTGGAAGATACCATCCCAGTTATCCTGGGAGTTCTTGGTACGGTACAGCTCTCCAGTCAGGTTGACGCCCTGCAGGCTCAGGGTGACGTTGTCGGTTACGTCCGCAGAGAAGGCCACGTCCAGAGAGGTGAACGCTTCGGTCTCGGAAGCGGTACCGATACGAATGCCGTTAAAGAACTCGCCGCGATGGTTGGCCATCAGGCGGGCGCTGTAACGGTCATTTTCCCAGTAACCGGTAACGTTCCACATATCTTCGGAGTTACCCGGCAGGTTCAGGCCGGAAACCCCATTGTTATCGACAACCTCAGCATCGGTGAAGGTGTAGTTGGTGCTGACACCGAAGCCGTAGGCGATTTCCGTCTGCAGCTGCAGCTCGAGGCCCTGAACACTGGCCTCACCACCGTTGCGGGTACGGGACACTTCCAGTTGACGGGTAACGGTCTCGCCGGTGTTCTCATCAATGATGTCGAGGGTTTCGAGCTCAGAGATGGAGAACAGGAAGGACTCGATATCCTTACGGAAATAGGTGGCGCTAGCCAGGGCGCCATCAGCAAAGTACCACTCCACGCCCAGATCAAACTGGTTGGCCAGCCACGGATCCAGATAGGGGTTACCTGCGGAACCGGTCAGGGTGGTGCTGTTGTAGCTGAAGGTGTTGCGCAGATCCTGGTAGTTGGGCAGTGACATCACCCGCGCAACAGCACCGCGAAGCAACAGGTCATCCTGCAGCTGATAAACCACGTTCAGGCTCGGCAGAATCTCACTGTAGTCGTTGGATGTCGGAACACCCAGCAGCCACTCGTCATTGGCCTGCTGGTTAGCAATGGATTCCAGTTCGTAGTCGACATAGCGCACACCGAAGTTACCGCTCAGCTTGTCGTACTCGAACTCGGCCATGGCGTAGAGAGCCAGCTTGTCTTCTTGGATCTCGTAGAAATCAGACAGGCTCTCGCGCTCGCGGGTGTTGCCTGGCGTCAGCTGGGAGGACAGGCTACGAATACCGTCCAGATCCAGGGTCGGCAGACAGGTCAGGGTATTGCTCTTGGCCGTCTCCTCATACTGGCCACAGCCGGTATTAACCGGGAGGTCAGCATAGGTGGCATTGCCAAGCGCCAGGCTTGCCGGGATCTGGGCAGTGAAGTTGTACAGGTGGCGCTCGTTGGTGTGGTCCTGGTACTTCAGACCGGTCTTCACGGAGGTGATGTAACCGCCGTTATCGATCGGCACTGTCAGGTCAAACTGAACGTAGGTCTCCTCGTCGGAGTCCTCGATGTGCGGGTTGTTCTCGCGGATTTCCAGCGGGTAGTTGCCCGGGTTGCTTGGATCGAAGCCCTGGAAATCGACACCGAGCTTGTTGCCGGTAAGGTCGAGGGTCAGTACTTCATCACCAGTCAGGCCCGCGACGTCGGCATTGGCCGCGTTGATCTTGCCGAAGTAACCGATCACGATGATGTCACCGGCGGCTTCGGTGTGGCCAACCTGGGCGTGGGCTTCAAACAGGTCGTGGGTATAAGTCACGTCGAGGTCGAATGCCTGGGCTTCCGGGTTGGTGTTACGGAAGAAGGAGTCGGGACCGAACCAGTAATCGTCACCGGATTCACCGGAAACATTGCCGAGAATGGAATCGTGCTTGAGGATACCATTACCGGCCGGGAACTCCTTGGAAGCGGTGACATTGCTGATGTCGTCAGTACGACCCGGCACCACCAGGTAGTTGGAGTTGACGTTATCCGCTGACAGCTCGAAATTCAGGTAGTTGGCAACGATATCCAGCTGCTCAGTCGGCTGGTACTGCGCGGTGAAGTTGTAGGCGGTGCGCTCGCGCTGTTGCTGGAAGATAGCGTGACCAGCGCCCCAGGTGGCATTGGTAAAGTCACCGGCGGGCTCGACGTTCTTCGCGCTTACGCCTGCGCCATAGTAGTTTTCCATGGCGTCGTAGGTGGTGAAGCGCTCCTGGTGAGAGGCGCTCACCAGCACACCGAACTTCTCGTCGTCGGACTTCCAGCTGTAGAGACCGGAGTAAGCCGGATCCCAGCGCTCGGCGTTTTCAGAGTACTGATATTCCACGGAGCCGCGCGCGGTGCCACTAGCCAGATCCAGCGGGCGCGAGGTTTTGATATTGACGGTACCGCCGATGGAGCCTTCCGGCAGGTCGGCGCGCGGAGACTTGTAGACTTCCAGTGCGGAGACCAGCTCGGCGGCCAACATGTCAGAACGGAAGCCGCGGGTCGGGCGGTAGCCTTCGAACCACTGGGCGGTGGAGATGGACTGACCATTGAGATAGGTCAGGCTAAGCGCCGGATCCAGACCACGGATGCTCACGCCGTCCGCTTCGCCGAAACGGCGCTCGATGCCGACACCCGGAATACGCATCAGTGCATCACCGATGTTCTTATCGGGGAATTTACCGATGTCCTCGGAGGTGATGCTGTCCATCACCATAGTGGAGTAGCGCTTGGCATCGATGGCTCTTTCCAGGGATGCCTTGAAGCCAACTACCTCGACCTCTTCGATCTGAGTGGATTGCTTTTCTTTTTTCTCTTCTTCCTGGGCGAGTGCCAGAGGGGCGGCCGCTCCGGCCAGGGCCAGGGCGATTCCGCTTGCCAGAAGTTTTTTGTGAAAGACGTTTGATGACATAGGTTTTTCCCGGTCTTATCGTTATGCGGTTTTGCTGATGCCTCAGCGCACCCCAAGTGTCAAAGCTGACACTAATGCCAAGGCTCTCTCTCCTTGCGCCTTGGAATCTCCAAAGTGACATCGCTGTCATTTTTTGAGCCAAGACCCTGTACATCAATAGAAAGTCCAGTTCCCCAACGGAAGGACTGCTCGAGTCTAATTTATAAATTCCTGAAGAGCTACATCCTCAGAATAATTTATTTTGTTTTGTCGAGAATTAACAAGTTTGAAAGTTTGTGGTGGTTAAAATTGCATCAAGCCTGGCCGAAAAAACGAAATTGGCGCCATTGACCAATAAGGGCCGTCGGAAGTTGGAGCGGTTAATGCCAATTACAATCGTTGTGCTGATTAAGATTCCGCGCTGAGTTCGTTATCGCATTCAAATCGAGTAGCGGTGGCAGGCCGCTCGCTGATTGGACTGGGTGGAGAAAATATAAGGGGGGATAATCGTCAGTGCTCTGGGTCCGGGGCGGTAATAACCCGCCCCGGTAGCGGCAACTAATAGCGGTTCTCGTCAACAGTGTTCGAGGGCTGCTGGTAACAGAGAATTTTGTCTCTGAACTCAGTCGTGACGACTGGTGATTTCCAGCAGGTGGTAGCCAAACTGTGTTTTGACAGGGCCGTGCACCTTGTTCAGCTCTTCCGAGAAAACCACCCTGTCGAATTCGGGCACCATTTGCCCCTGACTAAATTCTCCCAGGTCACCGCCGTTACGGCCGGATGGGCACTTGGAGTGCTCCTGGGCGACGGCGCCGAAATCAGCACCTTCCTCGATCTTCTTCTTTAGTTCCTGACACT from Microbulbifer aggregans includes these protein-coding regions:
- the mpl gene encoding UDP-N-acetylmuramate:L-alanyl-gamma-D-glutamyl-meso-diaminopimelate ligase is translated as MHIHILGICGTFMGSLAQLAVAEGHKVTGSDANVYPPMSTQLEQAGIELTEGYDPAQLDPAPDLVIIGNALSRGNPAVEAVLDRGLPYTSGAQWLCDHFLGGRWVLAVSGTHGKTTTASMLAWILEHAGMKPGFLIGGVPRNFDVSARLGETPFFVVEADEYDTAFFDKRSKFVHYRPRTLIINNLEFDHADIFPDLAAIQRQFHHLVRTVPGNGLIVSAAEDNVEQVLEQGCWTEVQRFSTEAEDDVRLGDWCAVDVAADGGSFAVQFRGAEIARVQWQHTGLHNVRNGLAAMAAARHVGVEPAVAAEALASFEGVKRRMECLGEVGGVRVYDDFAHHPTAIESTLNGLRARVGQDKIIALIEPRSNTMRMGIHQNHLARACAGADLVLWYQPEGMGWSLGDVVHHSTVPAKIFDNIEAGVESAVNLAEPGTHIVVMSNGGFGGIHQRLLAVLEQKSEQAGS
- a CDS encoding flavin prenyltransferase UbiX, which encodes MTGASGAQYGLRLLQCLLAADVRVWLLLSDAAQVVINTETDCQLPGSGDDQAVEAFLADRFGARPGQLKLFGKRDWFSPVASGTGSPASMVICPASGGTLSAIACGASNNLIERAADVALKERRQLILVPREAPYSEIHLENMLKLTRMGAMVLPASPGFYQRPRTLEDLVDFVVARLLDQLGVEQGLLPRWGEAGSVGEAAQQ
- a CDS encoding SelT/SelW/SelH family protein, with protein sequence MKPSVTIRYCSQCNWMLRATWMAQELLHTFAEDLQGVTLEPVTGGAFEIFADGELLWERKRDGGFPSAKELKRRLRDLLFPDRELGHLDRP
- a CDS encoding efflux RND transporter permease subunit, translating into MLSAFKTTYENLITRHPKGVLVFVALLTIAAAFGLPRFKIDASADSLTLEADEALDYYREIAERYASGDFLVVTYRSRQGDLFDDASLNTLRQLRNELAQVEGVESVQTILDVPLLYSPKPQIAELADGIRTLSTPGTDKTQARQEFLSSPIYRDLILSPDGQTTALLVNLELDRRGLELVRERDSLRRQRDSEGLSEAEAARLEEVSALYLQHRTEQDIVSRERVEVVRGIIASYEGKAELFLGGVSMITADMIAFIKSDLVVFGAGILLFIIATLLIIFRQVRWVLLPLSTCIVTAVIMLGFLSWLDWRLTVISANFVALLLIITLAITIHLSVRYRELAAQSPDWDRRRLALEAVRFMAKPCLYTALTTIVAFASLVVSGIRPVIDFGWMMTMGVALALVLSFLIIPAVLMLLPKRTEGISQDNSHAFTLLFSRFAERRRALVLAVAAIAAVVGGVGATQLKVENRFIDYFDSSTEIYQGMLVIDRRLGGTVTLDIILDKPEVEEPAFEGEEDPFGMDAEEGSTEEDPFAAEDPFAADDPFATESETVEPSYWFTVGGLAKIEQLHDFLERQPEIGKVQSLATLYKVARDLNGGPLNDFELAVARSGLPAEINEVLVEPYLSIEHNQARITLRAMETDPNLRRDELIQRIYDYAHDEMGIAPENIRQTGLLVLYNNMLQSLFKSQILTLGAVFVGILLMFLVLFRSLSIAIIALIPNMLAAAVVLGGMGLAGIPLDMMTITIAAITVGIGVDHAIHYLYRFRSEFAKDGDYLATMHRSHATIGRAMFYTAITIIAGFSILALSKFVPSIYFGLLTALAMSAALLGSLTLLPLLLLIFKPLRAPEAPGKPELAGEGLAGA
- a CDS encoding tryptophan halogenase family protein; its protein translation is MKKPYSVMIVGGGTAGWMAANLMAHRWRDRDVSIMLLESDAIGTIGVGEGSTPYLKGFFKSLGIDESEWMPACNATYKCGIRFPRWSTVPGYESYYHPFFSPLDREIGQVFFENVRRRRSGIDTPANPTDFFHAPFLSSNACAPHPEKPLPFELDYGYHFDAGLLGRFLREKAKAAGVEHLIDTVSTVERNGENIEAIVTEKSGRIAADFFIDCSGFRALLLGGAPDYRFRDFSRTLFNNAAVTVQIERDFSQPLLSETISEGLSSGWMWRIPLQNRTGCGYVYSNHYVSPDAAETELRKTLGLPESARVNHLKMRVGRAEEHWQGNCLGVGLSQGFIEPLEATALMLVQFTIEHFLEAFRFQDTEAPGPHKKTVFNERINQLFDGVLDYVAGHYKLNSREDTAYWRAAREEIVISDRLQALLDCWDNNGDVDRLLEQAGAELVYSRASWYSLLAGMGRFPRNLRPADAAVAREHQEVRRFCTGNLARFRQHQTQLDSLRQSVSEPA
- a CDS encoding tryptophan 7-halogenase; amino-acid sequence: MNTIKNIVIVGGGTAGWLVAASLARQLNIINDSETNITLVESPDAPTIGVGEGTWPTMRSTLKRIGIDETDFIRECDVSFKQGTQFVNWHRLHKDGSDATYFHSFELPHTQWRTSPGPYWHYLKSELNRSYADAISVQPEACRGYFAPKTMATPAYEGLLNYAYHLDAGKFAKMLAKVATEKLGVRHISAYIERARLDEDGYITSLATREKGDIKGDFFVDCSGFAGLLIDRTYEIPFRSVKDKLFVNSAIAIQMPYERPDAPISSPTLSTAQTAGWIWDIGLQARRGTGHVYSDDFISDDEAEAQLRRYPRSRL
- a CDS encoding tryptophan 7-halogenase: MMKRRHSCGDTLGPGSEKLDAKHIKMRLGYREKVFHKNCVAVGLAAAFLEPLEASAIFLVEAACNMLGELFQRNSEMLERLEKKYNASFIGRWNSVVDFIKLHYYLSGRTDSDFWIENTRPETAPESLREYLDFWQYYPPSRFDLSSSLEPFVRESYEFILYGMGYGNYQYDNPARLPHLEYARENFARIDRMRREVPTQLVTNRRLLDQLKDFRFQSI